Proteins co-encoded in one Flavivirga eckloniae genomic window:
- a CDS encoding energy transducer TonB produces the protein MRKYFKTKHERNSAKLTTLIAIILLLLLFVVGTPYMDPPEEYGVAVNFGNSNFGKGRVQPLKPVKSEPRKVEQPPQPEASKSEPTKAAEAKEEVLTQDNAESIAIKKQKEAEAKAKAIAEAKAKAEAERIAKEKREQEEKKRKLDALIGGVSKSEGSETGSEGNDNRAGDKGQLDGNPYAPSYFGGKGSGSGGVGYGLNGRGSASFKRLKQDCNESGMVIVKIIVNRSGNVVEAVPGVRGTTNTAQCLLEPAKKIALSHKWRSDSKAPAKQIGFVKVNFKLGQ, from the coding sequence ATGAGGAAGTACTTCAAAACCAAACATGAAAGAAATTCAGCAAAGTTAACAACGTTAATCGCTATTATTTTGTTGCTATTACTATTTGTGGTTGGTACGCCTTACATGGATCCTCCTGAGGAATATGGCGTTGCTGTAAATTTTGGTAATTCAAATTTTGGTAAAGGTAGAGTTCAACCTTTAAAACCAGTAAAATCTGAGCCCCGAAAAGTAGAGCAACCGCCTCAGCCAGAAGCGTCGAAATCTGAGCCAACTAAGGCTGCAGAAGCCAAAGAAGAAGTTTTAACACAGGATAACGCCGAATCTATAGCCATTAAAAAGCAAAAAGAAGCCGAAGCAAAAGCAAAAGCTATTGCAGAAGCTAAGGCTAAGGCTGAAGCCGAAAGAATTGCTAAAGAAAAACGAGAGCAAGAAGAAAAAAAGAGAAAGCTCGATGCTTTAATTGGTGGAGTGAGCAAATCTGAAGGTAGTGAGACCGGTAGTGAAGGAAACGATAATAGAGCAGGCGATAAAGGGCAATTAGACGGAAATCCTTATGCACCTAGCTATTTTGGAGGTAAGGGTAGCGGAAGCGGTGGCGTAGGCTACGGGCTTAATGGTCGTGGAAGCGCTTCATTTAAAAGACTTAAACAAGATTGCAATGAATCTGGAATGGTAATCGTAAAGATTATTGTAAACCGAAGCGGAAATGTTGTTGAAGCCGTTCCGGGAGTAAGAGGTACAACCAATACAGCACAATGTTTATTGGAACCGGCAAAAAAAATTGCGTTGTCACATAAATGGCGATCAGATTCTAAAGCACCAGCAAAACAGATTGGTTTTGTAAAAGTAAACTTCAAACTAGGGCAATAG
- a CDS encoding Glu/Leu/Phe/Val dehydrogenase dimerization domain-containing protein: MKELLKKYEKKQPEIVFNWKDPKTDAEGWTVINSLRGGAAGGGTRMRKGLDMNEVLSLAKTMEIKFTVSGPAIGGAKSGINFDPKDPRKKGVLERWYAAVSPLLKSYYGTGGDLNVDETHEVIPITEESGVWHPQEGVFNGHFKPTEADKINRIGQLRQGVIKVIENPDFSPNVSRKYTVADMITGFGVAEAVKHYYTIYGGSVKGKRAVIQGFGNVGAAAAFYLSQMGAKVVGIIDVAGGLINESGFSFEEITNLFLAKNGNTLVSDNLIPFEEANEKIWSIQTEIFAPCAASRLITIHQIDQMIDSGLEVISCGANVPFADKEIFFGPIMEHTDYKVSLIPDFISNCGMARVFAYFMERKVQMTDEAIFNDTSNIIKEALERVYNKNQLKTEISATAFEIALNQLI, from the coding sequence ATGAAAGAATTATTAAAAAAGTACGAAAAGAAACAACCTGAAATAGTATTTAATTGGAAAGATCCAAAAACAGATGCCGAAGGCTGGACGGTTATAAATTCATTACGAGGGGGAGCTGCAGGAGGAGGAACTCGCATGAGAAAAGGATTGGATATGAATGAAGTTTTGTCCTTAGCTAAAACCATGGAAATTAAATTTACGGTTTCTGGTCCTGCCATAGGAGGAGCAAAATCGGGAATTAATTTCGACCCAAAAGACCCTCGGAAAAAAGGGGTTTTAGAGCGTTGGTATGCAGCTGTATCTCCATTATTAAAGAGTTATTATGGTACGGGAGGTGACTTAAATGTTGATGAAACTCACGAAGTTATTCCAATTACAGAAGAGAGTGGTGTTTGGCACCCACAGGAGGGTGTCTTTAACGGACATTTTAAACCAACCGAAGCAGATAAAATAAATAGAATAGGACAATTAAGACAAGGGGTTATTAAAGTTATAGAAAACCCTGATTTTTCCCCTAATGTATCCCGAAAGTATACTGTAGCAGATATGATTACTGGTTTTGGCGTTGCTGAAGCCGTTAAACATTATTATACTATTTATGGCGGTTCTGTTAAAGGGAAACGTGCCGTAATTCAAGGCTTTGGGAATGTTGGTGCAGCGGCCGCTTTTTATTTGTCACAAATGGGCGCTAAGGTTGTAGGGATTATAGATGTTGCAGGAGGTTTAATTAATGAGTCTGGATTCTCTTTTGAAGAGATTACAAACTTATTTCTTGCAAAAAACGGGAATACTTTGGTTAGCGATAATTTAATCCCTTTTGAAGAAGCTAACGAAAAGATTTGGTCTATTCAAACAGAGATATTTGCGCCTTGTGCAGCATCCCGTTTAATTACCATTCATCAGATAGATCAAATGATCGATAGTGGATTAGAAGTTATTTCCTGTGGGGCAAATGTACCTTTTGCCGATAAGGAAATTTTCTTTGGACCCATTATGGAGCATACCGATTATAAAGTAAGTTTAATTCCGGATTTTATTTCTAATTGCGGAATGGCTCGTGTGTTTGCATATTTTATGGAACGTAAAGTGCAAATGACAGATGAAGCCATATTTAATGATACATCAAATATAATAAAAGAAGCACTTGAAAGAGTGTATAATAAAAATCAATTAAAAACGGAAATTAGTGCAACAGCTTTTGAGATTGCACTAAACCAATTAATATAA
- a CDS encoding anhydro-N-acetylmuramic acid kinase produces MIKNRYQVIGVMSGTSLDGIDVVCIEFEFDNAWHFKITHSETISYSSRWENILRNLVSYNTDELEQIDNDYTNYLSDVINDFINKNNIKGIDAICSHGHTALHQPDSGLTYQIGNKPNIATLLGEKVICDFRVQDVELGGQGAPLVPIGDELLFFDYNFCLNLGGFANISTTLNNDRIAYDICPVNIVLNHYVRLIGFDYDDEGKIAATGSINNDLLERLNNLDFYKETYPKSLGLEWVNKNIFPLIDSFQLETKDILKTFVEHIAIQIAKEINKKQNSSVLVTGGGAYNNYLMDRLKQHTQHDIVIPSNTVVEFKEALIFGLLGVLKLRNEINCLQSVTGASKNHSSGKIYLP; encoded by the coding sequence ATGATAAAAAATAGATATCAGGTTATAGGTGTTATGTCTGGAACATCGTTAGATGGAATAGACGTTGTTTGCATAGAATTTGAATTCGATAATGCATGGCATTTTAAAATTACGCATTCAGAAACAATTAGTTACAGTTCTCGTTGGGAAAATATACTTCGCAATTTAGTTTCGTATAATACCGACGAATTAGAGCAAATAGATAATGATTATACTAATTATCTGTCTGACGTTATTAATGACTTTATTAATAAAAACAATATAAAAGGTATTGATGCTATATGTTCGCATGGACATACTGCTTTGCATCAGCCGGATAGTGGATTGACTTATCAAATAGGGAATAAACCAAATATAGCAACACTATTGGGAGAAAAAGTGATTTGCGATTTTAGGGTTCAGGATGTAGAACTTGGCGGACAAGGAGCACCTCTGGTTCCCATAGGTGATGAGTTATTGTTTTTTGATTACAATTTTTGTTTAAACCTAGGCGGTTTTGCAAATATATCTACCACATTAAATAATGATAGAATAGCTTACGATATTTGTCCGGTAAACATTGTATTGAATCATTATGTTAGGTTAATTGGATTTGATTATGATGATGAAGGCAAAATAGCAGCAACAGGAAGTATAAATAACGATTTGTTGGAAAGATTAAATAACCTCGATTTTTATAAAGAAACCTACCCAAAATCTCTGGGGCTAGAATGGGTAAATAAAAACATTTTTCCGTTAATCGATTCTTTTCAATTAGAAACAAAAGATATTCTAAAAACTTTCGTCGAACATATTGCTATACAAATAGCGAAAGAAATAAATAAAAAGCAAAATAGTTCCGTTCTTGTTACTGGAGGAGGAGCTTATAATAACTACCTAATGGATAGGCTTAAACAACATACGCAACACGATATTGTAATACCCTCTAATACGGTTGTTGAGTTTAAAGAAGCGTTGATTTTTGGGCTTTTAGGCGTGCTAAAACTAAGAAATGAAATCAATTGCTTACAAAGTGTAACCGGCGCTTCAAAAAACCATAGTTCAGGTAAAATTTATCTGCCATAA
- a CDS encoding reverse transcriptase family protein encodes MRNSTERRQEIYDKIKASSKQEYILSEMRRLGFWNEEDLDFEAVNLFFKQESELSAKLQKLLREKRVIEDPEAFLAKKHQERKIASKASQKETKERREKTRLEKAEKWRVSKAKDIVYLGENYSHQLNDKTSDASRLKAQSLPVMHHAEDLALAMKISIGELRFLSYSRKNSKISHYKRFQVAKKTGGYRLISAPMPKLKKTQHWILENILNNVPVHENAHGCVIGKSIKTNAIPHVGKDVVINQDFKNFFPSVTYNRIKGVFKSLGYSNQVATILSLLCSEPKILDISLLGEDYYAQQGERFLPQGSPCSPAITNILCKKLDHRLSGLAKKYGFEYTRYVDDITFSSNNNNFKKITPLLKYSRYIVNSENFKLHPEKLRVMKRNAKQEVTGVVVNEKANISKKSLKRFRTLLFQIEKDGIEGKFWNKSGNVLAQIDGYANFIYQIDQDKGVVYKKRVNAILETYKYKENHRSKYISNTNKGSASSFGRFVKKIASLFRK; translated from the coding sequence ATGAGAAATTCTACGGAAAGAAGACAAGAGATTTATGATAAAATAAAAGCGTCTTCTAAACAGGAATACATTCTTTCTGAAATGAGGCGTTTAGGCTTTTGGAATGAAGAGGACCTAGATTTTGAAGCCGTTAATTTATTCTTCAAGCAAGAAAGTGAACTGTCTGCAAAACTACAGAAGCTTCTCAGGGAAAAAAGAGTTATTGAAGATCCTGAAGCTTTTCTTGCCAAGAAACACCAAGAACGAAAAATAGCTTCAAAAGCGTCGCAAAAAGAAACTAAAGAACGACGTGAAAAAACACGTTTAGAAAAAGCTGAAAAGTGGCGAGTGTCCAAGGCAAAGGATATTGTTTATTTAGGAGAAAACTACTCGCATCAGCTTAATGATAAAACATCAGATGCTAGCCGATTAAAAGCCCAAAGCTTACCGGTTATGCATCATGCGGAAGACTTAGCTTTGGCAATGAAAATTTCGATAGGAGAGCTTCGATTTCTTTCTTATTCCAGAAAAAACTCTAAAATAAGTCATTACAAAAGATTTCAAGTAGCTAAGAAAACGGGTGGATACCGTTTAATTTCGGCGCCTATGCCTAAATTAAAAAAGACGCAGCACTGGATTTTAGAAAACATACTAAACAATGTGCCTGTACATGAAAATGCTCATGGCTGTGTTATTGGTAAATCAATAAAAACGAACGCCATTCCTCATGTTGGTAAGGATGTGGTAATTAATCAGGATTTTAAAAACTTTTTCCCATCGGTTACTTATAATCGTATTAAAGGTGTATTTAAATCTTTAGGGTATTCTAACCAAGTGGCTACTATTTTATCTTTGCTTTGTTCCGAGCCAAAAATTTTGGATATCTCTTTATTAGGAGAGGATTATTATGCGCAACAAGGAGAACGATTTTTACCTCAAGGATCGCCATGTAGTCCCGCAATAACTAATATTCTTTGTAAGAAGTTGGATCATAGATTGTCAGGGTTAGCCAAGAAATATGGTTTTGAATATACTAGATATGTAGACGATATTACATTTTCTTCAAACAATAATAATTTTAAAAAGATAACGCCACTTCTTAAATATTCACGCTATATAGTAAACAGTGAGAATTTTAAGTTGCATCCGGAGAAATTACGTGTTATGAAGCGTAATGCGAAGCAGGAAGTGACTGGCGTTGTTGTAAATGAAAAAGCTAACATATCCAAGAAATCCTTAAAACGGTTTAGGACACTTTTATTTCAGATAGAGAAAGATGGTATTGAAGGTAAATTTTGGAATAAAAGTGGAAATGTTTTAGCTCAAATAGATGGTTATGCTAATTTTATTTATCAGATAGACCAAGATAAAGGAGTTGTTTATAAAAAACGTGTAAATGCTATTCTCGAAACTTATAAGTATAAAGAAAACCACAGAAGCAAATACATTTCGAACACAAATAAAGGTTCTGCCTCTTCTTTTGGCAGATTTGTGAAGAAAATTGCTTCACTTTTTAGAAAATGA
- a CDS encoding SWIM zinc finger family protein: MQFNYKYGGSSIVKNGVSATDVSFAPDVLRDPTFFVGTLDKKIPFREAISALHHVVVADFNFQPKDNSAYLAWLKSQEEIWLAEASSELSKLQTEIHEVRTKLEGLRKEREVITKPYYKAQRDYFKFLYKRDYDAWMVLDPVITVHPDQVFFECFSKDESVYGKLSCGYDVFNNINEFKCGTTNIDYSKKLYEEFQKIRTYKETDFKIDPKGFDVKTTGEANYREVKIDLPDSWVRGFLQVSTAMTSKKVSFELEAMDIANFISVLKRNKERKGPRSIKYILKPGEPIVAVFEPWNIEVVCNQSIYKGETPEEIRVWGRRRILLLERLLPITNKFTVHLLGSGMPSFYTAHLTSEMYFTLGLSGWTANDWTQSSQLELLAPRGLVPATTMQTIYLELRKDWFATETDIAQTLKLDVGTVNKSLETFAQAGKVIYDLKNKVYRVRELKRDGIDIESLRFSSETDKEAFKLMEQGAVSNLKANEKNNKITVTGLVSNSYNTTVVIDKDLKITDASCTCNHYYKNKMTKGPCQHILATRITFDKK, from the coding sequence ATGCAGTTTAATTATAAATATGGAGGTTCAAGTATAGTAAAAAATGGCGTGTCTGCTACCGATGTAAGTTTTGCTCCCGATGTTTTACGCGATCCTACTTTTTTTGTTGGAACTTTAGATAAAAAAATTCCGTTTAGAGAAGCCATTTCTGCATTACACCATGTGGTAGTTGCCGATTTTAATTTTCAGCCTAAAGATAATTCTGCTTATTTAGCTTGGTTAAAAAGTCAGGAAGAAATTTGGTTGGCAGAAGCAAGTTCAGAACTTTCAAAATTGCAAACCGAAATACATGAAGTACGAACTAAATTAGAAGGTTTAAGAAAAGAACGAGAGGTTATAACAAAACCTTATTACAAGGCTCAGCGAGACTATTTTAAATTTTTATACAAAAGAGATTACGACGCTTGGATGGTGTTGGATCCAGTAATTACGGTTCATCCAGACCAAGTGTTTTTTGAATGTTTTAGTAAAGATGAATCGGTTTACGGGAAACTATCTTGCGGTTACGATGTTTTTAATAATATCAATGAGTTTAAATGCGGTACGACTAATATCGATTATTCGAAAAAATTATATGAAGAGTTTCAGAAAATAAGAACGTATAAAGAGACAGATTTTAAAATAGACCCAAAAGGATTTGATGTTAAAACTACGGGAGAAGCTAATTATAGGGAAGTTAAAATAGATTTGCCAGATAGTTGGGTTCGAGGCTTCCTTCAAGTAAGCACAGCCATGACATCAAAAAAAGTTTCTTTTGAGTTAGAAGCTATGGATATTGCAAACTTTATTTCGGTTCTAAAAAGAAATAAAGAACGTAAAGGACCACGCTCAATAAAGTATATATTAAAACCAGGAGAACCAATAGTAGCTGTCTTTGAACCTTGGAACATAGAAGTAGTATGTAATCAGTCTATTTATAAGGGGGAAACCCCAGAAGAAATTAGAGTTTGGGGACGCCGACGTATTTTGTTGTTAGAACGTTTATTGCCGATTACCAATAAATTCACAGTTCATCTTTTAGGTAGTGGCATGCCATCCTTTTATACTGCTCATTTAACATCCGAGATGTATTTTACGTTGGGGCTTTCTGGTTGGACTGCTAACGATTGGACACAATCCAGTCAGTTAGAATTATTGGCTCCAAGAGGCTTGGTGCCGGCAACCACAATGCAAACCATTTATTTAGAACTAAGAAAAGATTGGTTTGCAACAGAAACCGATATAGCCCAGACATTAAAATTGGATGTAGGCACAGTAAACAAATCCTTGGAAACCTTTGCGCAAGCAGGAAAAGTTATTTACGATTTAAAAAACAAGGTGTATCGAGTTCGTGAATTAAAAAGAGATGGAATCGATATAGAATCGCTCCGGTTTTCTAGTGAAACAGATAAAGAAGCTTTTAAACTTATGGAACAGGGAGCTGTTTCAAATTTAAAAGCAAACGAAAAGAACAATAAAATTACAGTTACAGGCTTAGTTAGTAACAGTTATAACACGACAGTTGTTATAGATAAGGACTTAAAAATAACAGATGCAAGTTGTACTTGTAACCATTATTATAAAAATAAAATGACAAAAGGACCTTGCCAACATATATTGGCTACAAGAATCACTTTTGATAAAAAATAG
- a CDS encoding acyl-CoA dehydrogenase, with the protein MDFNLSEEHIMIRDAARDFAQTELLPGVIERDNKQEFPNELVRKMGELGFMGVMVDPKYGGSGMDAVSYVLIMEELSKIDASASVMVSVNNSLVCYGLEAFGSEEQKQKYLTKLATGEYLGAFCLSEPEAGSDATSQKTTAIDKGDHYLLNGTKNWITNGGRSDVYLVIAQTDKEKGHKGINAFILEKGMEGFDIGPKEDKLGIRGSDTHTLQFNDVKVPKENRIGEDGFGFKFAMKTLSGGRIGIASQALGIASGAFELALKYSKERKAFGTEICNHQAIAFKLADMYTEIEAARHLVMKAAWDKDQGNNYDKSSAIAKLYASKVAMEQTVEAVQIHGGNGFVKEYHVERLMRDAKITQIYEGTSEIQKIVISRSLIKE; encoded by the coding sequence ATGGATTTTAATCTTTCTGAAGAACATATCATGATACGCGATGCTGCTCGCGATTTTGCCCAAACCGAATTACTCCCAGGAGTTATTGAACGTGACAATAAACAAGAATTCCCTAATGAACTAGTAAGAAAAATGGGCGAATTAGGTTTTATGGGCGTTATGGTAGATCCTAAATATGGCGGTAGTGGCATGGACGCTGTTTCTTATGTTCTTATTATGGAAGAATTATCAAAAATTGATGCCTCTGCATCTGTTATGGTTTCTGTAAACAATTCATTGGTTTGTTATGGATTAGAAGCTTTCGGTTCTGAGGAGCAAAAACAAAAATATTTAACAAAATTGGCTACTGGTGAATATCTTGGCGCCTTTTGCTTAAGTGAACCAGAGGCTGGTAGCGACGCTACTTCACAAAAAACTACGGCTATTGACAAAGGAGATCACTACCTGCTTAATGGAACTAAAAACTGGATCACTAACGGTGGACGCTCTGATGTATATTTAGTAATCGCTCAAACCGATAAAGAAAAAGGACACAAGGGCATTAACGCTTTTATTCTTGAAAAAGGTATGGAAGGTTTCGATATCGGTCCTAAAGAAGATAAATTAGGAATTCGAGGTAGTGATACACATACGTTACAATTTAACGACGTAAAGGTTCCAAAAGAAAATAGAATAGGCGAGGATGGCTTTGGATTTAAATTTGCAATGAAAACGTTATCTGGAGGACGTATTGGTATTGCCTCTCAAGCTTTAGGAATTGCTTCGGGCGCCTTCGAATTGGCTTTAAAATATTCGAAAGAACGAAAAGCCTTTGGTACCGAAATTTGCAACCATCAGGCAATCGCCTTTAAATTAGCCGATATGTATACCGAAATTGAAGCGGCACGCCATTTGGTTATGAAAGCTGCCTGGGATAAAGATCAAGGTAATAATTATGACAAATCGAGTGCAATAGCTAAACTTTATGCTTCCAAAGTTGCTATGGAACAAACGGTTGAAGCCGTTCAAATACACGGTGGTAATGGTTTTGTAAAAGAGTACCATGTAGAACGCCTAATGCGTGATGCAAAAATCACACAGATTTACGAAGGAACATCAGAAATTCAAAAAATAGTAATTTCAAGAAGCCTTATAAAAGAATAA
- a CDS encoding MotA/TolQ/ExbB proton channel family protein translates to MLYTLLLNQQEGAEVLTDEESVEKTLSIIELIGSGGAAGQFIIAVLFILLVGAIYIYFERIFAIKAASKVDSNFMNQIKDHVSNGKIDSAQMLCAQVNSPVSRLIGKGISRIGKPLADINTAIENAGRLEIYGLEKNVSILATISGAGPMIGFLGTVIGMILAIFELANAGGTIQMDVLASGLYTAMTTTVAGLIVGIVAYIAYNHLVVKTDKVVYQMEANSLEFLDHLNEPT, encoded by the coding sequence ATGCTTTATACATTATTACTTAACCAACAAGAAGGAGCAGAAGTGCTTACCGACGAAGAATCAGTTGAAAAAACACTCTCAATTATAGAACTAATAGGTAGCGGAGGGGCTGCAGGACAATTTATTATAGCAGTTCTATTTATATTATTAGTAGGAGCTATTTATATTTATTTCGAACGCATTTTTGCTATAAAAGCGGCTTCTAAGGTAGATTCAAATTTTATGAATCAAATTAAAGATCATGTGAGCAACGGAAAAATAGATTCGGCTCAAATGTTATGCGCCCAAGTAAATTCCCCAGTTTCCAGATTAATTGGTAAAGGAATTTCAAGAATTGGAAAACCGTTAGCAGATATTAATACAGCCATCGAGAATGCCGGACGATTAGAAATTTATGGTCTAGAGAAGAATGTGAGTATTTTAGCAACAATCTCTGGAGCTGGACCTATGATCGGGTTTCTTGGTACAGTTATCGGAATGATATTGGCAATATTTGAACTGGCCAATGCTGGAGGAACAATACAAATGGATGTTTTGGCAAGTGGTCTTTATACGGCAATGACAACAACGGTAGCAGGATTAATTGTAGGTATTGTTGCTTATATTGCATATAACCATTTGGTTGTAAAGACAGATAAAGTAGTGTACCAGATGGAAGCGAATTCTTTAGAATTCTTAGATCACTTAAACGAACCGACATAG
- the nhaD gene encoding sodium:proton antiporter NhaD: MEATIILVFVMGYLAITLEHSIKIDKLIPALVMMAICWALIALGLDSFPQWFDSSKHALLEGFGAFGHDEKMHLMEETLLHHLGKTSEILVFLLGAMTIVEIIDYFDGFSTIKDFIKTKKKSKILWIFSILAFILSAIIDNLTATIVLISILQKIVKDRNVRIWFAGLIIIAANAGGAWSPIGDVTTTMLWIGKKVTTGNLITFLFIPSLLCMAVPSFIASFLPAFKGELDVEEVQEKKKSKFSGTMLYLGLGAIVFVPIFKMVTHLPPYVGMMLSLGVVAIFAEIYSSSKFSMTELDAEESDAHAHHSPVHYSLSKIELPSILFFLGILMAVAALESLGILFGFASSLQESMPQLGTEIHAGGVSDLVVLLLGVGSAVIDNVPLVAASLGMFSEPLDHELWHFIAFSAGTGGSMLIIGSAAGVVAMGMEKIDFFWYLKKISWLALIGFLVGSAAFMVTRMIF, translated from the coding sequence ATGGAAGCAACAATTATTTTAGTATTCGTAATGGGTTATTTGGCGATTACTTTAGAACATAGTATTAAAATCGATAAACTTATACCGGCACTGGTCATGATGGCCATATGCTGGGCATTAATTGCCCTGGGTTTAGACAGCTTCCCGCAATGGTTTGATTCTTCAAAACATGCTTTATTAGAAGGTTTTGGCGCATTTGGTCACGATGAAAAAATGCACCTTATGGAAGAAACCTTACTCCATCATTTAGGTAAAACATCAGAAATATTGGTGTTCCTTTTAGGAGCAATGACCATAGTTGAAATTATTGATTACTTTGACGGATTTTCAACAATCAAGGATTTTATAAAGACTAAAAAGAAGTCCAAGATTTTATGGATTTTCTCCATCTTGGCATTCATTCTTTCGGCTATAATCGATAATCTTACAGCTACAATTGTACTTATTTCTATACTTCAAAAAATTGTAAAAGATAGAAACGTACGTATTTGGTTTGCAGGTTTAATTATTATTGCTGCCAATGCTGGAGGTGCTTGGTCGCCTATTGGAGATGTTACAACTACGATGTTATGGATTGGTAAAAAAGTAACAACAGGTAATTTAATAACATTTTTGTTTATACCGTCGCTTTTATGTATGGCTGTACCATCGTTTATCGCATCATTTTTACCAGCATTTAAAGGGGAGTTAGATGTTGAAGAGGTTCAGGAAAAAAAGAAATCAAAGTTTAGTGGTACCATGCTTTATCTTGGTTTAGGAGCCATAGTATTTGTACCAATATTTAAAATGGTAACACATTTACCTCCTTACGTAGGTATGATGCTTTCGCTAGGTGTTGTGGCCATTTTTGCAGAGATTTATAGTAGTTCTAAGTTTAGTATGACTGAGCTAGACGCCGAAGAAAGTGATGCGCATGCGCACCACAGTCCGGTGCATTATTCATTATCAAAAATAGAATTACCAAGTATATTATTCTTTTTAGGTATCTTGATGGCCGTAGCCGCTTTGGAATCTTTAGGGATTTTATTTGGGTTTGCATCATCTTTGCAAGAATCAATGCCGCAATTAGGAACAGAAATACACGCTGGAGGCGTATCAGATTTAGTTGTGTTATTATTAGGTGTAGGGTCTGCAGTTATAGATAATGTACCGCTAGTGGCTGCTAGTTTAGGAATGTTCTCAGAACCGTTAGATCATGAGTTGTGGCACTTTATTGCCTTTTCTGCAGGAACAGGTGGTAGTATGTTAATTATAGGGTCTGCAGCCGGTGTAGTAGCCATGGGAATGGAAAAAATAGATTTTTTCTGGTACTTAAAAAAGATTTCATGGTTAGCCTTAATAGGTTTTCTTGTAGGATCTGCTGCATTTATGGTAACCAGAATGATATTCTAG
- a CDS encoding ExbD/TolR family protein has product MNFRGRNKVTPEFNMSSMTDIVFLLLIFFMIASTLVTTNAIDIVLPKASGKTENKKSVAVSIKKNLTYYVDQKLVGESVLENELLAALSSKEKPTIVLRAEKSVPVENVVKVMDIANRNKFKVILAVKPK; this is encoded by the coding sequence ATGAATTTTAGAGGTAGAAATAAAGTAACTCCAGAATTCAATATGTCTTCAATGACAGATATTGTATTCTTGCTACTCATATTTTTTATGATTGCTTCAACGCTGGTAACAACTAATGCTATCGATATAGTATTACCAAAAGCAAGTGGGAAGACAGAGAATAAGAAATCTGTAGCGGTGAGTATAAAAAAGAACCTAACCTATTATGTAGACCAAAAACTTGTTGGAGAAAGCGTTTTAGAAAATGAATTATTAGCAGCACTGTCTTCAAAAGAAAAACCAACTATTGTTTTAAGAGCAGAGAAATCTGTTCCTGTAGAAAATGTAGTTAAGGTTATGGATATAGCTAACAGAAACAAGTTTAAAGTTATTTTGGCGGTAAAGCCTAAATAA